In one window of Candidatus Zixiibacteriota bacterium DNA:
- the hcp gene encoding hydroxylamine reductase, with amino-acid sequence MYCFQCQETAKNTGCTVKGICGKPEQTANLQDLLIFVLKGISVYGEKIKELGSADRSNDEFIIQSLFATITNANWDDARFTAMIRDGLQRRDQSKSKFLAAYKAKNGRDFDGSLPDAAVWTTDDSADFAEKAKTVGVLATENEDLRSLRELLIIGLKGIAAYADHAAILEFRKEEINDFMMEALASTTKTLPENEMVALVMKAGEIAVSTMALLDKANTTTYGNPEITEVNIGVGANPGILISGHDLKDMEELLKQTEGTGIDVYTHGEMLPANSYPAFKKHSHFVGNYGGAWWEQNKEFESFNGPILLTTNCLVPLRKHNTYLERLFTTGVVGYEGAVHIADRPTGGMKDFSTLIEKAKTCPPPTEIETGTIVGGFAHNQVLALADKVVGAVKSGAIKRFVVMAGCDGRQKKRSYYSEVAKNLPNDTVILTAGCAKYRFNKMNLGDIGGIPRVLDAGQCNDSYSLVVIALKLKEVFGLEDINDLPVSYDIAWYEQKAVAVLLALLFLGVKGIRLGPTLPAFLSPNVAKVLVDKFDIKPIGSVEEDIANIMDGK; translated from the coding sequence GAAACGGCCAAGAACACAGGCTGCACCGTCAAGGGCATATGCGGCAAACCAGAGCAAACCGCCAACCTTCAAGACTTATTAATTTTCGTTTTGAAAGGCATTTCGGTTTACGGTGAAAAGATTAAAGAACTGGGCTCTGCTGACCGCAGCAACGATGAGTTTATCATCCAGAGCCTGTTTGCCACTATTACCAATGCAAACTGGGATGACGCTCGCTTTACGGCAATGATTCGGGATGGTCTTCAGCGGCGCGACCAGAGCAAGTCCAAGTTCTTAGCTGCCTATAAAGCGAAAAACGGCCGTGATTTCGACGGATCGCTACCGGATGCTGCTGTCTGGACTACTGACGATTCAGCTGATTTTGCCGAAAAGGCTAAGACTGTGGGAGTGTTGGCCACCGAAAACGAGGATTTGCGTTCTCTGCGAGAGCTTTTGATTATCGGTCTGAAAGGAATCGCTGCCTATGCCGACCACGCCGCTATTCTCGAATTCCGAAAAGAGGAGATAAACGATTTCATGATGGAAGCTCTGGCTTCCACAACCAAAACTTTGCCAGAGAACGAGATGGTGGCTTTAGTGATGAAAGCTGGTGAAATAGCGGTATCCACTATGGCATTATTAGACAAAGCCAACACCACTACCTACGGAAACCCGGAAATCACAGAAGTGAATATTGGTGTTGGCGCTAATCCGGGAATTCTAATTTCCGGTCATGATCTGAAAGATATGGAAGAACTGCTTAAACAGACCGAGGGAACGGGGATCGATGTTTACACTCACGGTGAGATGCTGCCAGCCAATTCCTATCCGGCTTTCAAGAAGCATAGTCATTTTGTGGGCAACTACGGCGGAGCATGGTGGGAGCAGAATAAGGAATTCGAGTCTTTCAATGGCCCGATTCTACTAACTACCAATTGCCTGGTTCCTCTGAGAAAGCATAATACTTACTTGGAACGTCTTTTTACTACCGGTGTTGTTGGCTATGAAGGCGCTGTGCATATTGCCGATCGCCCTACAGGCGGTATGAAAGATTTTTCTACCCTCATCGAAAAAGCAAAGACCTGTCCACCGCCAACCGAAATCGAGACTGGTACTATTGTAGGTGGGTTTGCTCACAACCAGGTGCTGGCCTTGGCCGACAAGGTAGTGGGCGCTGTGAAATCCGGAGCTATCAAGCGTTTCGTAGTTATGGCTGGCTGCGATGGACGTCAGAAAAAACGCAGCTACTATTCTGAAGTGGCGAAAAACCTGCCCAACGACACAGTTATCCTTACAGCCGGGTGTGCTAAATATCGATTCAATAAAATGAACCTGGGCGACATCGGCGGCATTCCCCGTGTGCTGGATGCTGGCCAGTGCAACGACTCCTATTCCCTTGTTGTGATTGCTTTGAAACTGAAAGAAGTATTCGGTCTGGAAGATATCAACGACCTGCCCGTTTCCTATGACATCGCCTGGTACGAGCAAAAGGCGGTGGCAGTCCTTCTGGCGCTTCTGTTCCTTGGTGTTAAAGGCATTCGGTTAGGTCCCACACTACCGGCGTTTTTGTCCCCGAATGTAGCTAAAGTGCTAGTGGATAAATTCGATATTAAACCTATTGGTTCTGTTGAGGAAGATATCGCTAATATAATGGACGGAAAATAA
- a CDS encoding 4Fe-4S binding protein, whose translation MAKVKRQMIIIDEDKCNGCGLCIPACPEGALQIINEKAVLVKESYCDGLGACLGDCPEDALSVEEILVDEYDEQKVIETLKEKSPELVDKHFEHMRTHKMKTMSPLSCPSAQMMAWDNTRQPQESTAHYQSQLRQWPVQLHLVPPSAPYFKDADIAVIATCVPFSYANLHQDYIKGKAIAIACPKLDNIEPYLDKLTQIINTAKPRSIEVIYMEVPCCTGLMYLVMQAIKDSGWDVSFMATKIGIKGDLLDKQDIDIKAIQENIKDV comes from the coding sequence ATGGCAAAAGTCAAAAGGCAGATGATTATTATCGATGAGGATAAATGCAATGGGTGCGGTTTGTGTATCCCTGCCTGTCCCGAGGGAGCTTTGCAGATAATCAACGAAAAAGCTGTGCTTGTAAAAGAAAGCTATTGCGATGGTCTGGGAGCATGTCTGGGCGATTGCCCCGAAGATGCTTTAAGTGTCGAGGAAATACTTGTTGATGAATATGATGAGCAAAAGGTAATAGAAACTCTCAAGGAAAAGTCACCCGAACTTGTTGACAAGCATTTCGAGCATATGAGAACACATAAAATGAAGACAATGTCTCCCCTAAGTTGTCCTTCGGCTCAAATGATGGCTTGGGATAATACAAGACAGCCGCAAGAATCGACGGCGCATTATCAATCGCAGCTGCGTCAATGGCCGGTGCAATTGCATCTTGTGCCGCCATCAGCGCCGTATTTCAAAGATGCCGATATAGCTGTTATAGCCACCTGCGTTCCGTTTAGCTATGCGAATCTTCATCAGGATTACATAAAAGGCAAAGCCATTGCGATTGCCTGTCCCAAGTTAGACAACATCGAACCTTATCTTGACAAACTCACTCAAATCATAAATACGGCTAAACCAAGGAGCATAGAAGTTATATATATGGAAGTTCCCTGCTGTACGGGTTTGATGTATCTGGTTATGCAAGCTATTAAGGACTCGGGCTGGGATGTGTCTTTTATGGCAACTAAGATAGGTATTAAAGGCGATTTGTTAGACAAACAAGACATTGATATAAAAGCCATTCAAGAGAATATAAAAGATGTTTGA
- a CDS encoding alginate export family protein: MRLSILNQFVKSSFAIILLLIVFSSQLIIAGENNLTDEVMLDGTVRWRAEFDGKDFSNSTALNEKSYLRTRLGLKFTSIENAIVYIQFQDSRNLGVNSSGLTNDANLGLHQGYIKLSGFPIKNISMQAGRFEAFYGRHRLIGTVGWHNVGRSFDGVRFSHEKDACKVDLFCLKIDERSFDNPPDHKDWKLFGMHGSFLKKQLNLFAFYDWDMAKVGDENALKRYTAGTYLNHSLESGIKFELDAAFQGGKQSTIYSHAYTDTTADPDTTAYMNMIANQDISAFMAAGEISYKLDSFIDKVGLGFDITSGDDDVAAAAGNDIKSFNNLYYTGHKFRGFMDQFLGTSSQGLMDVILRGSLKPSPKSAILIDIHHFQTMKDYQTSSGGKSKAIGQEIDITGKYSWQKGLGLQGGASVFIASDDWRADADPALWLYAMITAGF, encoded by the coding sequence ATGAGATTGTCAATCTTAAATCAATTCGTGAAATCATCATTTGCAATTATTCTATTATTAATTGTTTTCTCATCTCAACTGATAATTGCCGGAGAAAACAACCTGACCGATGAAGTAATGCTTGATGGGACAGTTCGCTGGCGGGCTGAGTTTGACGGCAAAGACTTTTCCAATAGCACTGCCTTAAATGAGAAGAGTTATTTGCGAACTCGTCTCGGACTCAAATTCACTTCAATTGAAAATGCGATTGTTTACATTCAGTTTCAGGATTCCCGCAATCTTGGCGTGAACTCAAGCGGGTTGACAAATGATGCCAACCTGGGTCTTCACCAAGGTTATATCAAGCTGTCAGGTTTTCCCATAAAAAATATTTCTATGCAGGCCGGCAGGTTCGAAGCGTTTTACGGACGTCATAGGCTAATAGGTACTGTAGGTTGGCATAATGTCGGACGTTCATTTGATGGTGTCCGATTTTCTCATGAAAAGGATGCTTGTAAAGTTGACTTATTCTGTCTTAAAATCGATGAACGCTCATTTGATAATCCGCCCGACCATAAGGATTGGAAATTGTTTGGGATGCATGGTTCTTTTCTTAAGAAACAGTTGAATCTTTTCGCTTTTTATGATTGGGATATGGCGAAAGTTGGTGATGAAAATGCCTTGAAAAGATATACCGCCGGAACTTATTTAAATCATTCTTTGGAATCAGGGATTAAGTTTGAACTTGATGCTGCTTTCCAGGGCGGTAAACAATCAACTATATATTCACATGCATATACAGATACAACCGCAGACCCGGATACAACAGCATATATGAATATGATTGCGAACCAAGATATATCCGCTTTTATGGCTGCCGGTGAGATTTCATATAAGCTTGACTCATTTATCGACAAAGTAGGCTTGGGATTTGATATAACTTCAGGTGATGATGATGTTGCTGCCGCTGCAGGTAATGATATAAAATCATTTAATAATCTTTACTACACCGGCCATAAATTCAGAGGCTTTATGGATCAGTTTCTGGGAACATCATCACAAGGTCTGATGGATGTCATTCTGAGAGGATCGCTGAAGCCCTCGCCCAAAAGCGCAATTTTGATTGATATACATCATTTTCAAACGATGAAAGATTATCAAACATCCAGCGGCGGCAAATCCAAAGCTATCGGTCAGGAAATCGATATCACCGGAAAATACAGTTGGCAAAAGGGACTTGGTCTTCAGGGTGGAGCATCAGTCTTTATCGCATCGGATGACTGGAGAGCCGATGCCGACCCGGCGTTGTGGTTATATGCTATGATAACCGCAGGTTTTTAG
- a CDS encoding hydroxylamine oxidoreductase has protein sequence MKVKTFCMAILLVIASASLAFAVDYNPKIAGKCMTCHKEKSPGLYNQWYMSAHADHNVTCLNCHGADKKDKDAFEHEGALIAALVTPKDCGQCHEREFNEAANSYHATAGHILESNDAYLAHVAGGEPAAITGCENCHGTKVEIDSKSPNKLSRKSWPNSGIGRINPDGSLGSCNACHARHSFRAAQARQPEACSKCHLGPDHPQKEIYEESKHGNSYYTNLAKMNIDSDRWIVGQDYYEAPTCATCHMSEAPTQKVTHDVGQRISWTLRPIVSKHKDDWHKKRASMKQVCVNCHGETFVDGHYYQFDALVNLYNEKFAKPALDIMNIVKKNKLMENPAGFSNDIEWSFWELWHHEGRRARHGAAMMGPDYTWWHGIYDVAHNFYFEFLPQARAYNNAEVNAYIDKIIKDDPMHQWLSQDSKTLKESIKKGKMQKIYKNLFESN, from the coding sequence ATGAAAGTAAAAACTTTTTGTATGGCTATTTTATTGGTTATCGCCAGTGCATCGCTGGCTTTTGCTGTTGATTATAACCCAAAGATAGCCGGCAAGTGCATGACCTGCCATAAGGAAAAATCGCCGGGGTTGTACAATCAGTGGTATATGTCTGCACATGCCGATCATAATGTAACCTGTTTGAACTGCCATGGCGCTGATAAGAAAGATAAAGACGCTTTCGAACATGAGGGAGCATTGATTGCCGCTTTGGTAACTCCCAAAGACTGCGGTCAATGCCACGAAAGAGAGTTTAACGAAGCGGCAAATTCCTATCATGCCACAGCCGGTCATATATTAGAATCGAATGATGCCTATTTAGCGCATGTTGCCGGCGGCGAACCGGCAGCGATAACCGGTTGTGAAAACTGTCATGGGACTAAAGTTGAAATAGACTCAAAATCGCCTAATAAGCTTTCTCGTAAAAGCTGGCCAAATTCAGGAATAGGTCGCATTAATCCGGATGGTTCTCTTGGCTCCTGCAATGCCTGTCATGCCCGTCATTCTTTCAGAGCTGCTCAAGCGCGCCAACCTGAAGCCTGCTCGAAATGCCATCTCGGCCCGGACCATCCGCAGAAAGAAATATACGAGGAATCTAAACACGGCAACAGCTACTATACTAATCTGGCTAAAATGAATATAGATTCTGACCGCTGGATAGTAGGCCAGGACTATTACGAAGCGCCTACCTGCGCTACTTGCCACATGTCGGAGGCGCCGACTCAAAAAGTAACGCATGATGTTGGCCAGCGGATTAGCTGGACACTCAGGCCAATTGTTTCCAAACATAAAGATGATTGGCATAAAAAACGCGCCAGCATGAAACAGGTTTGCGTGAACTGTCATGGTGAGACTTTTGTTGATGGTCATTACTATCAATTTGACGCTCTGGTAAATCTCTACAATGAAAAATTTGCCAAACCTGCATTAGATATAATGAACATCGTTAAAAAGAATAAACTGATGGAAAACCCAGCTGGTTTCAGCAACGATATCGAGTGGTCGTTCTGGGAACTCTGGCATCATGAAGGACGGCGCGCTCGTCATGGCGCCGCAATGATGGGACCGGATTATACCTGGTGGCATGGTATTTATGATGTTGCTCATAATTTCTATTTCGAATTCCTGCCCCAGGCGCGTGCATATAATAACGCCGAGGTGAATGCTTATATCGATAAGATAATTAAAGACGACCCGATGCATCAATGGCTTTCGCAAGACAGTAAAACTCTAAAGGAAAGTATCAAAAAAGGCAAAATGCAGAAAATCTATAAGAATCTTTTCGAGTCGAACTAA
- a CDS encoding NapC/NirT family cytochrome c has protein sequence MKFKNFIYGISVNRLSRLGIALTTSSFIIFIVFQLAMLMGILDNAYVGLVAYLLFPSLVVVGLLLVLIGWYIYVKAAGKTIRTLLSERFNSVDIESGVSCSRLFRTILILTVVNILFLGAASIRMLHFMDEPNFCGTACHSVMNPEWVTYQASPHARVKCVECHVGEGAGALIDSKINGTWQMISVTFDLLERPIPTPVHQLRPARETCEKCHWPDKFYGNRLKTIVNYKRDSLSTPIYTTLGLKIDAGKRAERGGIHWHVAKDNEIRYASAYDEREKMLWVEVYQPGGGFKRYTNKEYQQQSDENKNVRSFDCVDCHNRATHIYEDPQKAINERISFGLLKRSLPYLNREALHAIIKNYPDRYAAMDGIANHLRGFYKRNYPEMAVENITLIDSCVNALQDIYNRNIHPEMNISWGSYPSHIGHKGESGCFRCHNPKLVDEDNNSIPYDCVLCHSIPAYESSEPFKFLLAADTIDKNYMMHRYLQQEFLNSCSE, from the coding sequence ATGAAGTTTAAAAACTTTATATATGGTATTTCGGTAAACCGGCTCAGCAGGCTCGGCATTGCGCTGACTACATCATCATTTATCATATTCATTGTCTTTCAACTGGCAATGCTGATGGGGATTCTTGATAATGCTTATGTTGGATTGGTTGCTTATCTTTTATTTCCCTCACTTGTTGTTGTAGGATTGTTGTTAGTATTAATTGGTTGGTATATATACGTAAAGGCTGCAGGCAAAACCATCAGGACGCTTTTAAGTGAACGATTCAATTCGGTTGACATTGAATCAGGGGTTTCGTGTTCGAGATTATTCCGAACAATCCTTATCTTAACGGTTGTCAATATTCTCTTCCTTGGCGCTGCCAGTATCAGGATGCTTCATTTTATGGATGAGCCGAATTTTTGCGGCACCGCCTGTCATAGCGTAATGAATCCCGAATGGGTAACTTACCAAGCATCGCCGCATGCCCGGGTCAAGTGCGTGGAATGTCATGTCGGCGAGGGCGCCGGCGCTCTTATCGACTCTAAGATCAACGGCACCTGGCAAATGATTTCGGTTACTTTCGACCTGTTAGAACGGCCGATACCGACGCCGGTTCATCAACTGCGGCCAGCCAGGGAAACCTGCGAAAAATGCCACTGGCCTGATAAATTTTACGGCAACCGTCTGAAAACAATAGTCAATTATAAAAGAGATTCGCTATCGACTCCGATATATACTACTTTGGGTTTGAAAATAGATGCCGGTAAAAGAGCTGAGCGCGGCGGTATCCACTGGCATGTGGCTAAGGATAACGAAATTCGCTATGCCTCAGCTTATGATGAACGGGAGAAAATGTTATGGGTAGAGGTCTATCAACCCGGCGGCGGATTCAAACGCTATACAAATAAGGAATATCAGCAGCAATCAGATGAAAATAAAAACGTTCGGAGCTTCGATTGTGTCGACTGCCATAATCGCGCCACCCATATATATGAAGACCCGCAGAAAGCGATTAATGAGCGCATAAGTTTCGGATTGTTAAAACGCTCTCTGCCATATCTAAACAGGGAAGCTCTTCATGCCATAATCAAAAACTACCCCGATAGATACGCCGCTATGGATGGTATAGCTAATCATTTAAGAGGTTTCTATAAGAGAAATTATCCGGAGATGGCAGTTGAAAACATCACTCTAATTGATTCCTGCGTTAATGCGCTTCAGGATATTTACAACAGGAATATTCACCCCGAGATGAATATATCATGGGGCAGTTACCCAAGCCACATCGGCCATAAAGGAGAAAGCGGCTGTTTCCGGTGCCATAACCCGAAATTGGTGGATGAGGATAACAATAGCATACCCTATGATTGCGTGCTTTGCCATTCCATTCCAGCTTATGAAAGTTCAGAACCATTTAAGTTTTTATTGGCGGCAGATACCATAGATAAAAATTACATGATGCATAGATACTTGCAGCAAGAATTTTTAAATTCTTGCTCTGAATAA
- a CDS encoding transcriptional repressor, which produces MKKSMPKKRMTIQRRIITEELKKLTSHPTAEQIYHIVRERLPKISLGTVYRNLDFLSKNNIIRKLDIDKDKARYDAEKREHYHVRCVRCGKIGDIFNMPKTNIEKEVSKFTDFTIIDYTPEFKGICPECSKKKNHDKQEKN; this is translated from the coding sequence ATGAAGAAATCAATGCCCAAAAAAAGAATGACAATACAACGGCGGATTATTACCGAAGAACTGAAAAAACTAACCTCGCATCCAACCGCCGAACAGATTTATCATATAGTTAGGGAACGTCTGCCGAAAATCAGCTTGGGCACGGTTTACAGAAATCTTGACTTTCTTTCTAAAAACAATATAATTCGTAAGCTTGATATCGATAAAGACAAAGCTCGATATGATGCCGAGAAAAGGGAGCATTATCATGTGCGTTGTGTCAGATGCGGAAAGATTGGCGATATATTCAACATGCCAAAGACGAATATTGAGAAAGAAGTGAGTAAGTTTACAGATTTTACAATTATTGATTATACGCCGGAGTTTAAAGGGATATGCCCGGAATGTTCTAAGAAAAAAAATCACGACAAACAGGAGAAAAATTAA
- a CDS encoding peroxiredoxin: MSNLVTKKAPDFTAQAVMDNNTIEELKLSSYRGKYVILFFYPLDFTFVCPSEIIAFDKELDKFKAKNAEIIGVSVDSQYTHFAWKNTEPKKGGIGQIKYPLVADLNKNISRDYDVLSDESVALRGLFLIDKEGIVRHAVINDLSLGRNVDEVLRMLDALQFSEKYGEVCPANWHEGEDGMKPTAEGVAEYLAEHA; this comes from the coding sequence ATGTCTAACTTGGTAACAAAAAAAGCTCCCGATTTCACCGCTCAGGCGGTTATGGACAATAATACGATCGAGGAACTGAAGCTTTCATCGTATCGCGGCAAATATGTAATACTGTTTTTCTACCCGCTCGATTTTACCTTTGTCTGCCCCTCTGAGATTATCGCCTTCGATAAGGAGCTCGATAAATTCAAAGCAAAAAATGCTGAGATTATCGGTGTATCTGTAGATTCGCAGTATACTCATTTTGCCTGGAAAAATACCGAGCCGAAAAAGGGTGGTATCGGTCAGATAAAATATCCGTTGGTAGCCGACCTTAATAAAAATATCTCGCGTGATTACGACGTGCTGTCTGATGAGTCAGTCGCTTTGAGGGGACTGTTCCTTATAGATAAGGAAGGCATTGTCCGTCATGCGGTAATTAACGATTTGTCGCTTGGTAGAAATGTCGATGAGGTTTTGCGTATGCTTGACGCTTTACAGTTTTCCGAAAAGTATGGCGAGGTCTGCCCGGCTAATTGGCATGAGGGCGAAGATGGTATGAAACCGACCGCTGAGGGTGTTGCCGAATATCTGGCTGAACACGCGTAG
- the tpx gene encoding thiol peroxidase, translated as MNERTGIIEMKGKPLTLMGNEIKIGDSAPDFEALNSDMESVKLSAFKGKVVVITTVPSLDTQVCDLETKQFNKEAKKLGDDVVILTISMDLPFAQKRWCEEAGVKNVHLLSDHRDGSVGIAYGVLIKELRLLARTVFVIDTDGKVQYIQYVKETASEPDYDEVLEAISKLK; from the coding sequence ATGAATGAAAGAACTGGCATAATAGAGATGAAAGGCAAACCGCTGACTCTCATGGGCAATGAGATAAAAATCGGCGATTCTGCGCCTGATTTTGAAGCCTTAAACAGCGATATGGAATCAGTAAAGCTGTCAGCATTTAAGGGGAAAGTAGTCGTGATTACCACTGTGCCTTCTCTGGATACGCAGGTTTGCGATTTGGAAACCAAACAGTTCAACAAGGAAGCTAAAAAGTTGGGCGATGATGTTGTAATCTTGACAATCAGCATGGACTTGCCTTTCGCCCAGAAAAGATGGTGCGAAGAAGCCGGTGTAAAAAATGTGCATCTATTGTCAGACCATCGTGATGGCAGTGTTGGCATAGCATATGGAGTGCTGATTAAAGAGCTGAGGCTATTGGCAAGAACTGTTTTTGTTATCGATACTGATGGCAAGGTGCAATATATTCAATATGTTAAAGAAACCGCCTCGGAACCTGATTATGATGAAGTGTTAGAGGCAATCTCAAAATTGAAATAG
- a CDS encoding desulfoferrodoxin, translating into MTEKLQIYKCQICGNIVEMVHDGAGKLVCCGKPMTLMTENSTDAATEKHVPIIEKTADGFKVTVGSVAHPMEDKHYIEWIEIIADGKAYRKFLNPGDTPETLFEIKADKVTARAYCNLHGLWRG; encoded by the coding sequence ATGACAGAGAAATTACAGATCTACAAATGTCAGATTTGTGGGAATATTGTTGAGATGGTTCATGATGGGGCTGGTAAGCTTGTCTGCTGCGGCAAGCCGATGACTCTGATGACCGAGAACTCAACCGATGCGGCTACCGAGAAACATGTTCCGATAATTGAGAAAACCGCTGATGGATTTAAAGTAACTGTCGGCAGTGTCGCCCATCCGATGGAAGATAAACATTATATCGAATGGATCGAGATTATTGCTGATGGCAAAGCATATCGGAAATTCTTAAATCCTGGCGATACTCCGGAGACGCTTTTTGAAATCAAAGCTGATAAAGTTACAGCTCGTGCTTACTGCAACCTTCATGGTTTGTGGAGAGGATAA
- a CDS encoding ferritin family protein, which translates to MMNLETVDQILDFAIKNEEDAAEFYTNLASKMDKPSMKKVFEEFAIEEKEHKAKLLAVKKGKLMVGSEKKVMDLKLSNNLVEIKLDANLNYQDALIVAMKAEKAAYKLYNDLASAADDANLKSTLLNLAQEEAKHKLRFEIEYDDFVLTEN; encoded by the coding sequence ATTATGAATTTAGAAACAGTTGATCAGATTCTTGATTTTGCTATTAAGAATGAAGAAGATGCGGCAGAATTTTATACTAACTTAGCCTCCAAAATGGATAAGCCTAGTATGAAAAAGGTGTTTGAGGAATTCGCTATAGAGGAAAAAGAACATAAAGCCAAACTATTAGCGGTTAAAAAGGGCAAATTGATGGTAGGCTCTGAGAAAAAAGTGATGGATTTAAAGCTCAGCAATAATCTTGTAGAAATTAAGCTTGATGCCAACCTGAATTACCAGGATGCGTTAATTGTGGCTATGAAAGCCGAGAAAGCGGCTTATAAGCTCTATAATGATCTCGCTTCGGCAGCCGATGATGCCAACCTGAAAAGCACCTTGCTCAATCTTGCTCAAGAGGAGGCCAAGCATAAGCTGCGTTTTGAAATTGAATATGATGATTTTGTTCTAACGGAAAATTAA